A single region of the Syntrophotaleaceae bacterium genome encodes:
- a CDS encoding DUF4398 domain-containing protein produces the protein MKPDSRIISLFPLLGLLALTACGPAIDPPTGQLALAESAVDNAAAAGGYEYAPVILRKAQDKLTQARLEMQEENNVEALLLLEEANVDAQLAEEKAKTAKTQQAADELQKNIDLLRKEIQRLTPGQQTGPGV, from the coding sequence ATGAAGCCTGATAGCAGGATAATCTCTCTGTTCCCTTTGTTGGGGCTGTTGGCCCTGACGGCCTGCGGTCCTGCCATTGATCCGCCAACCGGCCAACTGGCATTGGCGGAAAGCGCCGTGGATAATGCGGCAGCGGCCGGAGGTTATGAATATGCTCCTGTCATTCTGAGAAAAGCTCAGGACAAACTGACCCAGGCGCGTCTGGAGATGCAGGAAGAAAACAACGTCGAGGCATTGCTCCTGCTCGAGGAGGCCAATGTGGATGCCCAGCTGGCCGAAGAAAAAGCCAAAACGGCAAAAACCCAGCAGGCTGCGGATGAGCTGCAAAAAAACATTGATCTTCTCCGCAAGGAAATTCAGCGCCTCACGCCTGGTCAACAAACCGGACCCGGTGTGTAG
- a CDS encoding OmpA family protein — protein MVLPKRFVGKVLSLIFVFSPLLLFGCAQTMTYPALEEARSDIQSARSNPVVVKNAPLSLQKAEQSLNRAEELVEENADPTLIKHQAYLAQQHAAIAETIGNRKAAEDTIQQASAERNRILLEARGAEAEYARQQAERQKAQIAGLEEELQELRAVESERGSVVTLGDVVFDVGESELKPGGLLVVQRLADFMKRYPGRNVAIEGYTDSTGPAEFNQELSQRRARAVRDALVAQGIDSARIETRGYGENFPVATNETVAGRQLNRRVEVVISNGRDDSIPERTAGSN, from the coding sequence ATGGTTTTGCCAAAACGTTTCGTCGGGAAAGTCTTAAGCCTGATTTTCGTTTTTTCCCCTCTGCTGCTTTTCGGATGCGCCCAAACAATGACCTATCCGGCACTGGAGGAGGCCCGAAGCGATATCCAATCTGCCCGCAGCAATCCTGTGGTGGTCAAGAATGCGCCTCTTTCTCTGCAAAAAGCGGAACAGTCCCTGAACCGTGCAGAAGAGCTTGTAGAGGAAAATGCCGACCCGACCTTGATCAAGCATCAGGCCTATCTGGCCCAGCAGCATGCTGCCATTGCTGAAACCATCGGCAATCGGAAGGCGGCGGAGGACACGATCCAGCAGGCCAGCGCCGAACGCAACCGGATCCTGCTGGAGGCACGGGGGGCCGAAGCCGAATACGCACGGCAGCAGGCTGAAAGGCAGAAGGCACAGATTGCCGGACTGGAAGAGGAGTTGCAGGAACTCAGGGCGGTTGAGTCCGAACGGGGCTCGGTGGTCACTCTGGGCGACGTGGTGTTCGATGTGGGCGAGTCGGAGCTGAAGCCCGGCGGTCTGCTCGTCGTTCAAAGGTTGGCGGATTTCATGAAAAGGTATCCGGGGAGGAATGTGGCGATTGAAGGGTACACCGACAGCACAGGCCCCGCGGAGTTCAACCAGGAACTGTCCCAGCGGCGGGCCCGTGCCGTGCGTGATGCCCTGGTTGCACAGGGGATCGATTCCGCCCGGATCGAAACGCGCGGATACGGTGAGAATTTTCCCGTAGCCACCAATGAAACCGTTGCCGGCCGCCAGTTGAACCGGCGAGTCGAGGTCGTCATCTCCAACGGCAGGGACGACAGCATACCGGAACGGACCGCGGGTAGTAATTAG
- a CDS encoding 4a-hydroxytetrahydrobiopterin dehydratase, which produces MEKLREQKCEACRRGAPPATSEEIAAFRDQIPEWEILTVEGIELLSRTFPFRNFGEALDFTNRVGELAETEGHHPSILTEWGKVTVQWWTHKIRGIHRNDLIMAAKTDTLQG; this is translated from the coding sequence ATGGAAAAACTGAGGGAACAGAAATGTGAAGCCTGCCGCAGGGGTGCGCCTCCGGCGACATCGGAGGAGATTGCCGCTTTCCGCGATCAGATTCCGGAATGGGAGATCCTGACGGTAGAGGGCATTGAGCTGTTGAGCCGCACCTTTCCCTTTCGCAACTTTGGCGAAGCCCTGGACTTCACCAACCGTGTCGGCGAGCTCGCAGAAACCGAGGGTCACCACCCTTCGATCCTGACTGAATGGGGTAAGGTGACGGTGCAGTGGTGGACCCATAAGATCAGGGGAATACACCGAAACGACCTGATCATGGCGGCCAAGACCGACACTTTGCAGGGCTGA
- a CDS encoding GNAT family N-acetyltransferase has product MTMISEDASQDRKLNIREMTIDDLSEVFHIGEAVFTAEYSPTLYRTWDEYEITTLFNSDSELCLVGEMGDQIVGFALGTTVEKQRSPWKYGYLVWLGVSPLLQKSQVGHRLFRELKRRMREQGVRMIIVDTSADNKAAISFFRKQGFGNPHEHVYLTLNLTREKK; this is encoded by the coding sequence ATGACCATGATATCAGAGGACGCCTCCCAGGACCGGAAGCTGAACATTCGTGAAATGACCATTGATGATCTCTCCGAAGTTTTTCACATCGGGGAGGCTGTCTTCACCGCCGAATACTCCCCAACCCTTTATCGCACCTGGGACGAGTACGAAATCACCACCCTCTTCAATTCAGACAGCGAGCTCTGTCTGGTGGGGGAAATGGGCGACCAGATTGTCGGCTTCGCCCTGGGGACGACGGTGGAGAAACAGCGCTCCCCATGGAAATACGGCTACCTGGTCTGGTTGGGAGTCAGCCCCCTGTTGCAGAAGTCTCAGGTGGGCCACCGGCTGTTCCGGGAATTAAAGCGACGTATGCGGGAGCAGGGGGTGCGAATGATCATCGTCGATACCTCGGCGGACAACAAGGCCGCCATCTCATTTTTCCGTAAGCAGGGTTTCGGCAATCCCCATGAGCATGTCTATCTGACGTTGAATCTGACCCGAGAAAAAAAGTAA
- a CDS encoding M20/M25/M40 family metallo-hydrolase — protein MHKFWEQCLSRISPARIHGLLEELVAIYSPSGKEEDIQLFLEAKLLAAGLAVHRDTLDETRFNLRCFLQQTEPDFYLVGHVDTVADWELQELGPRTQRGILYGLGSADMKAGCAAMVEAFTVLAEVLPEKERPPAGLLLVVGEEEDGAGSLEFLRRHRPRWTVIGEPTSLTACCAHYGYLEATLTTRGRRSHSSLPEHGHNAVESMLRTLLFLGRAPLLRRPETGLVYSIREMNSGRAGFVVPDRCETWIDMHLPPTMKPDHTVRALHRRLAAARRYIPDLDLEIDFPWADGGYDIGTDHWMAETLRHVAGQLDWKPVFGSFRSHSDGNLFFEKGCRAMLLGPGSLETAHTAEEQVVLSEVEKAARIYLALCLQASQALSPNIPDHGKIGF, from the coding sequence ATGCATAAATTCTGGGAACAATGTCTTTCAAGGATATCACCCGCGCGGATTCACGGCCTTCTCGAGGAACTGGTGGCCATCTATTCTCCCTCCGGAAAGGAGGAGGACATCCAGCTCTTTCTGGAAGCAAAACTTCTGGCCGCGGGACTTGCGGTGCACCGGGACACTTTGGATGAAACCCGATTCAACCTGCGCTGTTTCCTGCAGCAGACCGAGCCGGATTTCTACCTGGTGGGCCATGTCGATACCGTGGCCGACTGGGAACTTCAGGAACTTGGGCCGCGCACTCAAAGAGGAATCCTCTACGGGCTCGGCAGCGCGGACATGAAGGCCGGCTGCGCTGCCATGGTCGAGGCGTTTACCGTGCTTGCCGAAGTTTTGCCCGAAAAGGAGCGCCCCCCTGCGGGATTGCTGCTGGTCGTGGGTGAAGAGGAGGATGGGGCGGGCAGCCTGGAATTTCTCCGACGGCATCGTCCGCGCTGGACCGTCATCGGAGAACCGACCTCTCTGACCGCCTGCTGCGCCCATTACGGCTATCTGGAAGCTACGTTGACGACACGCGGGCGGCGCAGCCATTCGTCTCTTCCTGAGCACGGGCACAATGCCGTGGAGTCCATGCTCCGCACCCTGCTTTTTCTGGGACGGGCTCCCCTGCTGCGGCGTCCCGAAACGGGTCTGGTTTATTCGATAAGGGAGATGAATTCAGGCAGGGCCGGGTTTGTGGTTCCGGACCGCTGCGAAACCTGGATCGACATGCACCTGCCCCCCACCATGAAGCCGGACCATACTGTGAGAGCTCTGCATCGCCGGCTCGCCGCCGCCCGGCGCTACATCCCCGATCTCGATCTGGAAATCGACTTTCCCTGGGCCGACGGCGGCTACGATATCGGAACCGACCACTGGATGGCAGAGACCCTTCGTCACGTCGCCGGCCAATTGGACTGGAAACCGGTCTTCGGTTCCTTCCGGTCCCATTCCGACGGCAATCTGTTTTTTGAAAAAGGGTGCCGGGCGATGCTGCTTGGTCCCGGATCTCTGGAAACCGCCCACACCGCCGAGGAGCAGGTGGTTTTGTCCGAAGTGGAAAAGGCCGCACGAATCTACCTGGCCCTCTGTCTGCAGGCTTCGCAGGCCCTCAGTCCGAATATTCCGGATCATGGTAAAATAGGGTTTTAA
- a CDS encoding class I fructose-bisphosphate aldolase — MIERIVELLREEKGLLEYSCKGIEKERLHLPGSDFIDRVVAPSDRSAATLRNLGLMFNTGRLAGTGFLSILPVDQGIEHSAGASFAPNPDYFDPENIVQLAIEGGCNAVASTAGVLGAVARRYAHKIPFILKINHNELLSYPNTYDQVLFSSVERAFEMGAVGVGATIYFGSQESHRQIEEIGTIFQRAHELGMFTVLWCYLRNSAFKKDKDYHAAADLTGQANHLGVTLQADIIKQKQPECNGGYPAIDFGKTHKSIYGELVPDHPIEWTRYQVANCYMGRAGLINSGGASKGKDDLAQAVRTAVINKRAGGTGLISGRKAFQKPMKEGVELLNAIQDVYLCPEVTVA; from the coding sequence ATGATCGAGCGTATCGTCGAGTTGTTGAGGGAAGAAAAAGGATTACTCGAGTATTCCTGCAAGGGGATCGAAAAGGAGCGTCTTCATCTGCCGGGAAGTGATTTCATCGATCGAGTGGTGGCGCCCTCCGACCGTTCGGCCGCCACCTTGCGCAATCTGGGACTGATGTTTAACACGGGCCGCCTGGCCGGAACAGGTTTCCTCTCCATACTTCCGGTGGATCAGGGGATCGAACATTCCGCCGGGGCTTCCTTCGCCCCCAACCCCGACTATTTCGACCCGGAAAACATCGTTCAGCTGGCTATCGAGGGGGGCTGTAACGCGGTGGCCTCGACGGCGGGAGTGTTGGGTGCGGTGGCGCGCCGGTACGCCCACAAAATTCCGTTCATTCTCAAGATCAATCACAATGAGCTGCTCAGCTACCCGAACACCTACGATCAGGTGCTTTTTTCCAGTGTGGAGCGCGCCTTCGAGATGGGGGCCGTGGGTGTTGGGGCGACCATCTACTTCGGTTCTCAGGAATCCCATCGCCAGATCGAGGAGATCGGCACCATTTTCCAGCGCGCCCATGAACTGGGAATGTTTACGGTTCTCTGGTGCTATCTGCGAAACTCCGCCTTCAAAAAGGACAAGGACTATCATGCGGCCGCCGACCTGACCGGCCAGGCCAACCATCTTGGTGTAACCCTGCAGGCGGACATCATCAAGCAGAAGCAGCCGGAGTGCAACGGCGGCTACCCCGCCATCGATTTCGGCAAGACCCACAAGAGCATCTACGGCGAGCTGGTGCCCGATCATCCCATCGAATGGACCCGCTACCAGGTGGCCAACTGCTATATGGGCCGGGCGGGTCTGATCAATTCAGGGGGAGCCTCGAAGGGTAAGGACGATCTGGCCCAGGCCGTGCGGACCGCGGTCATCAACAAGCGGGCGGGCGGTACGGGGCTCATCAGCGGGCGCAAGGCCTTCCAGAAACCGATGAAGGAAGGAGTGGAGCTGCTCAACGCCATTCAGGACGTCTATCTCTGTCCTGAAGTGACCGTGGCTTGA
- a CDS encoding MBL fold metallo-hydrolase: protein MKLTFLGTRGYIEPRTKRHARHSSLLVEYHGRGVMIDCGEDWKDLLPDLRPKALVLTHAHPDHAGGLPKGSPCPVWATGPTWESLDDFPIEDKRVIQPRRPVNIRGIIFEAFAVQHSLRAPAVGFRITAGRASVFYAPDVVYINERREALQGCRLYIGDGATVIRSMVRKQDDQLFGHTPVRTQLTWCRKEAVPRMLVSHCGKEIVEGEKEGILETIAALGDERHIAVEVAYDGMEVILR, encoded by the coding sequence ATGAAACTGACCTTTCTCGGCACCCGCGGCTATATCGAACCCCGTACCAAACGTCACGCCCGGCACAGTTCCCTCCTCGTCGAATACCATGGCCGGGGGGTCATGATCGATTGCGGGGAGGATTGGAAAGATCTTCTCCCGGACCTCCGGCCCAAGGCTCTGGTCCTCACCCATGCCCATCCCGATCATGCGGGGGGGCTGCCCAAGGGCTCGCCCTGCCCGGTGTGGGCGACCGGGCCAACCTGGGAGTCTCTGGACGATTTTCCTATCGAGGACAAAAGAGTCATCCAGCCGCGCAGGCCTGTGAATATCAGGGGCATCATCTTCGAAGCCTTTGCCGTCCAGCACTCTCTGCGCGCCCCCGCCGTCGGCTTCCGCATCACCGCCGGCAGAGCCTCGGTCTTTTATGCGCCGGACGTGGTCTATATCAACGAGCGTCGGGAGGCCCTACAGGGCTGCAGGCTGTACATCGGCGACGGAGCCACGGTCATCCGATCCATGGTGCGCAAACAGGACGACCAGCTGTTCGGACACACCCCGGTCCGCACACAGCTGACCTGGTGTCGAAAGGAGGCCGTGCCCCGGATGCTCGTCAGCCACTGCGGTAAAGAGATCGTCGAAGGGGAAAAGGAAGGCATTCTGGAGACGATTGCAGCCCTCGGCGATGAACGACATATCGCCGTGGAAGTTGCCTATGACGGCATGGAAGTCATACTGCGGTAA
- a CDS encoding mechanosensitive ion channel, with amino-acid sequence MKNLTSLWDNINYYYKEFILFRIQNVGITFSHIFVAIAAILLSLVVSKFLRLTLRKQVLSKFNIDKGLEYALLMFVHYLILVTGVYIGLKTVNIPLGAIVGLFAVIGVGIGFGLQNLASNFISGVILLFERPVKVGDRLEVNDVWGDVKRINLRTTIIETPDNITIIVPNSKLLENEVTNYSYGDPRLRLRVPVGIAYGSDCEKASQIMIRAAEENPKVLNIPKPKTWFKEFGDSSLNFTLLCWIPDAAEKYDIISELNHAIDKGFRENGIEIPFPQRDLHLRSAEGRVRIVQEPERE; translated from the coding sequence ATGAAGAATTTGACATCACTGTGGGATAACATCAATTACTATTATAAGGAGTTCATTCTTTTCAGGATACAGAACGTCGGTATTACCTTCAGCCATATCTTTGTCGCCATAGCCGCCATTCTTTTGTCGCTGGTCGTCTCCAAGTTCCTGCGTCTGACGCTGCGCAAGCAGGTACTCAGCAAATTCAATATCGATAAAGGGCTTGAGTATGCACTGCTGATGTTTGTGCACTACCTGATCCTCGTCACCGGGGTTTACATCGGCCTGAAGACCGTCAATATCCCCTTGGGGGCTATCGTCGGCCTTTTTGCCGTGATCGGCGTCGGTATCGGGTTCGGCCTGCAGAACCTGGCCTCGAATTTCATCAGCGGTGTCATCCTCCTGTTTGAGAGACCGGTCAAGGTCGGGGATCGACTCGAGGTCAACGATGTCTGGGGAGATGTGAAACGGATCAATTTGAGAACGACCATCATCGAGACTCCCGACAATATTACCATCATCGTTCCCAACTCGAAGCTCCTGGAAAACGAAGTGACCAATTACAGCTATGGCGATCCGAGGCTTCGGCTGCGCGTTCCCGTCGGAATCGCCTATGGATCGGATTGCGAGAAGGCGTCGCAGATCATGATCCGGGCTGCAGAGGAAAATCCGAAGGTGCTGAATATCCCCAAGCCGAAGACCTGGTTTAAGGAGTTCGGTGATTCCTCCCTGAATTTTACCCTGCTCTGCTGGATTCCCGATGCGGCGGAGAAATACGACATCATCAGCGAACTGAACCACGCCATCGACAAGGGTTTCCGTGAAAACGGCATCGAGATCCCCTTCCCGCAACGGGATCTCCACCTGCGTTCAGCGGAGGGGCGGGTTCGAATCGTTCAGGAACCGGAAAGGGAGTAA
- a CDS encoding lytic murein transglycosylase yields MIKMLFCWLISAMTTVCVFAVPVPDGGAAESSFPAWKQEFRREARAAGITEKTLDRALGGLEKPLPRVIALDRRQPELVQTMKEYVETRVSRERIAGGRQMMDRYPTWLGRVERAYGVQRRFIVALWGMETNYGRLTGGFPVIHSLATLAYEGRRSTYFRKELLNALRILQAGHVSLKHMDGSWAGAMGQCQFMPSSFLRAAVDFDKDGRTDIWNSVPDVLASTANYLAQSGWRNDLTWGRPVQLPKKFDLKHVGLKIRWPLARWQALGVRRMDGGALPRRNVKASLIAPAGAAGPAYLVYDNFRVLLSWNRSTSFAVAVGLLSDRIAAPR; encoded by the coding sequence ATGATCAAAATGCTTTTCTGCTGGCTGATTTCGGCGATGACCACAGTCTGTGTTTTTGCCGTTCCCGTCCCAGATGGGGGCGCCGCGGAAAGCTCCTTCCCGGCGTGGAAACAGGAATTTCGCCGGGAAGCCCGTGCCGCCGGCATTACCGAAAAAACCCTGGACCGGGCCCTGGGAGGACTGGAAAAACCCCTGCCCAGGGTCATCGCTCTGGACCGCAGGCAGCCGGAACTGGTTCAGACCATGAAGGAGTATGTGGAAACCAGGGTCAGCCGGGAGCGAATCGCCGGCGGACGGCAAATGATGGACCGGTATCCGACCTGGCTCGGGCGAGTGGAGCGGGCATACGGGGTGCAAAGACGTTTCATCGTGGCGCTGTGGGGCATGGAAACCAACTACGGCCGGCTCACCGGTGGTTTTCCGGTTATCCACTCCCTCGCCACCCTGGCTTACGAGGGAAGGCGCAGCACCTATTTCCGCAAGGAACTGCTGAACGCTCTGCGCATACTTCAGGCCGGGCACGTTTCTCTGAAGCACATGGATGGTTCCTGGGCCGGTGCCATGGGGCAGTGTCAGTTCATGCCGTCCTCCTTCCTGCGGGCTGCGGTGGATTTCGACAAGGATGGCCGCACGGACATCTGGAATTCGGTACCCGATGTGCTGGCATCGACCGCCAACTATCTGGCCCAGTCGGGATGGCGGAATGATCTGACCTGGGGACGGCCGGTGCAGCTGCCGAAAAAATTCGATCTCAAGCACGTTGGCCTGAAAATACGATGGCCGCTTGCCCGCTGGCAGGCTTTGGGAGTGCGGCGCATGGATGGAGGCGCCCTTCCCCGCCGGAATGTCAAGGCATCGCTGATCGCCCCTGCCGGAGCAGCAGGGCCGGCCTATCTTGTCTACGACAATTTCCGCGTGCTGTTGTCCTGGAACCGCTCCACATCCTTCGCTGTGGCGGTAGGCCTGCTCTCCGACCGGATTGCCGCCCCCCGATGA
- a CDS encoding hexameric tyrosine-coordinated heme protein, translated as MNAKRMVVFALIFQIMAATPLLAQMEKKTDGMAKGDTIQSLITKTPEEGFHLAIKLARKGVTTTQPDKSVLHMQREVYSRDANSLIAASHVIATYFATIAAANNYWR; from the coding sequence ATGAACGCTAAACGGATGGTTGTTTTTGCCCTGATCTTTCAGATCATGGCGGCCACTCCCCTCCTGGCCCAGATGGAAAAGAAAACCGATGGGATGGCAAAAGGCGATACGATTCAGAGCCTGATAACAAAAACTCCCGAGGAGGGATTTCATCTGGCAATAAAACTGGCCAGGAAGGGCGTTACAACCACGCAACCGGACAAGTCTGTCCTGCACATGCAGAGGGAAGTGTATTCCCGGGATGCAAATTCACTGATCGCGGCCTCCCATGTCATCGCCACCTATTTTGCGACCATTGCAGCAGCCAATAATTACTGGCGATGA
- a CDS encoding polysaccharide pyruvyl transferase family protein, with translation MSSVDLAFFAFARRHFPEAELHFLKISDEGRLHAKRMEEEKTAILQRTRLPFQYACFLDDLDFLYESDLIVYWGDFFHMAHYRLFEARRQVKLGTVASLEQGLEFVDKHFFLEDASPEIFRKVIVFGENLLFNKIEDYAGGTYAQSLKRFLGRVDNVWMRDVFSALRVNHLKGNFDNSFLGMDCAFLLRDEDLEILPRNFPRGNNLGTNKVGVFFHRNSGNRSKQFVFARRLARAAGLEAQWLPWRIVRNVAAKKRWHFPSLQLINLEKEACEGGLFDLLKGYAFVVTDTYHVCVNAWRLGTPAICIGETINEEQWDVSCGPAHAWRDKRWVFYSMVEALNYYVHAHELTSRRLLRKRLGQLREALSRDQDIRLIVHFIERQRDSLEGKLAQVITGIFQNQRFQAKQPALFEEPPSFPIP, from the coding sequence ATGTCCAGTGTCGATCTGGCTTTTTTCGCTTTTGCCAGGCGTCATTTTCCTGAGGCCGAACTGCATTTTTTGAAAATAAGCGATGAAGGCCGGCTTCATGCCAAACGCATGGAAGAAGAAAAAACCGCTATTCTTCAAAGAACGCGACTTCCTTTCCAGTATGCCTGTTTTCTGGATGACCTGGATTTTTTGTATGAAAGCGATCTGATCGTCTATTGGGGCGATTTCTTTCACATGGCCCACTACCGGTTATTTGAAGCCAGACGTCAGGTAAAATTGGGCACAGTGGCCAGTTTGGAACAGGGTCTGGAGTTCGTCGACAAACATTTTTTCCTTGAGGATGCTTCTCCCGAGATATTCAGAAAAGTCATCGTGTTCGGGGAAAACCTGCTTTTCAACAAAATCGAGGATTATGCCGGAGGGACATATGCCCAATCGCTGAAGAGATTTCTCGGTCGGGTGGACAATGTCTGGATGCGCGATGTTTTTTCCGCCTTGCGGGTCAATCATCTCAAGGGAAATTTTGACAACTCCTTTCTCGGCATGGATTGCGCGTTCCTGCTGAGGGATGAAGATCTCGAGATTCTGCCGAGAAATTTTCCTCGGGGAAATAATCTCGGGACGAACAAGGTGGGCGTCTTCTTTCACCGGAATTCCGGGAATCGGTCAAAGCAGTTTGTTTTTGCCCGGAGGCTGGCCCGGGCGGCAGGTCTTGAGGCTCAATGGCTGCCCTGGAGAATCGTTCGGAATGTCGCTGCAAAAAAACGCTGGCATTTTCCGTCCCTGCAACTCATCAATTTGGAAAAAGAAGCCTGTGAGGGAGGTCTTTTCGACCTGCTGAAGGGCTATGCCTTTGTCGTCACCGACACCTATCACGTCTGCGTCAATGCCTGGCGTCTGGGCACTCCTGCCATCTGTATCGGTGAAACCATCAACGAGGAACAATGGGATGTCAGTTGCGGTCCCGCCCATGCCTGGCGTGACAAACGCTGGGTATTCTATTCGATGGTCGAAGCCTTGAACTACTATGTGCATGCCCATGAACTGACCTCCCGGAGACTCTTGCGAAAACGTCTCGGGCAACTGCGGGAGGCTCTGTCCCGGGATCAGGATATCCGCCTTATCGTTCATTTCATTGAGAGACAGCGGGACAGCCTCGAAGGGAAACTGGCTCAGGTCATCACCGGAATTTTTCAGAACCAGAGGTTTCAGGCAAAACAGCCGGCACTCTTCGAGGAGCCCCCAAGCTTTCCAATTCCATAA